A stretch of Halomonas elongata DSM 2581 DNA encodes these proteins:
- a CDS encoding glycosyltransferase: protein MKHACPVSSHAAGSDREPIDEKTLFEKAGRLINNRAARFYRFFLPRRGTSVSQSNTSSHVPESPLSILFIMDHLDTGGAPIVVRNLIKEMSAQGVRVTLLLLSSRPRHELPDDVLTIDVPFAPTSLYQRLRRYHLHAKKIEATLESAPVRERGPFDLVMAHLHHAHQVVSRTSLAQTSWYCLHSDPVSAFLGNKRGLARRIKKYKVKRLYHGRKLVTVSKEMLNRLSAHFGIHPEKGVSILNPLDIEHIRQLAHQSVSDIADDEFLVFVGRLDLRAKRFDRLLEAYRQSGTELPLLIIGGGSSSEQVARLIRDMGLEDRVRMLGHRDNPYPYMARSRALLLSSDYEGFALVLAEALSLGVPVISTNCPCGPAEILGNSLKDCLVPVDDTAAFARAISRVIAAPPAIPHDICDNFQLATVARRYTSLTQA, encoded by the coding sequence GTGAAACATGCTTGTCCGGTTTCTTCCCACGCGGCTGGGTCGGACCGGGAGCCTATCGACGAGAAAACCCTATTTGAGAAAGCGGGTCGATTGATCAATAATCGAGCGGCTCGCTTCTATCGCTTTTTCCTCCCCAGACGAGGTACCTCGGTGTCCCAATCCAATACCTCAAGCCATGTTCCTGAATCCCCGCTTTCCATTCTCTTCATCATGGATCATCTGGACACCGGAGGAGCACCGATCGTGGTGCGCAATCTGATCAAGGAGATGAGCGCTCAGGGTGTGCGGGTCACCCTGCTGTTGCTCAGTTCGAGGCCCCGTCATGAACTTCCCGATGACGTCCTGACCATCGATGTCCCCTTCGCTCCTACCAGCCTCTATCAGCGGCTGAGGCGTTACCATCTCCATGCGAAAAAGATCGAAGCAACCCTCGAATCAGCGCCAGTGAGAGAGCGGGGTCCCTTCGATCTCGTCATGGCCCATCTGCACCATGCCCACCAGGTGGTATCTCGGACCTCTCTGGCACAAACGTCATGGTATTGCCTGCACTCCGATCCCGTTTCGGCCTTCCTCGGCAACAAGCGAGGCCTGGCACGCCGGATCAAGAAGTACAAGGTGAAGCGCCTCTACCACGGACGCAAACTGGTCACCGTCTCGAAAGAGATGTTGAATCGCTTGTCAGCACATTTCGGCATCCACCCCGAAAAGGGCGTCAGCATACTCAACCCATTGGATATCGAGCACATTCGGCAACTGGCGCACCAGAGCGTCAGCGATATAGCCGATGATGAATTCCTGGTATTCGTGGGACGACTGGACCTTCGCGCCAAGCGTTTCGACCGCCTGCTCGAAGCCTATCGACAAAGCGGCACCGAATTGCCCCTGCTCATCATCGGAGGGGGATCAAGCAGCGAACAAGTGGCACGACTCATACGCGACATGGGTCTCGAGGATAGGGTGAGAATGCTGGGACACCGGGACAATCCTTATCCCTATATGGCCCGCTCCCGGGCCTTGCTGCTCAGCTCGGACTACGAAGGCTTTGCGCTCGTGCTGGCGGAGGCACTTTCCCTGGGCGTTCCCGTCATCAGCACCAACTGCCCATGTGGCCCGGCGGAAATTCTTGGCAACAGCCTGAAGGACTGCCTGGTACCGGTCGATGACACAGCGGCTTTCGCCCGGGCAATATCCAGGGTGATAGCGGCGCCCCCAGCCATCCCGCACGACATCTGCGACAACTTCCAGCTGGCAACCGTCGCCCGCCGCTATACGTCTCTCACCCAAGCGTAA
- the glyS gene encoding glycine--tRNA ligase subunit beta — MAADTFLLELGVEELPPSAIDTLSDALADGIRQGLDDANVEHGDIDAYASPRRLAVRVAALADKQPDREVERRGPSLAAAFKDGEPTKAAEGFARSCGVSVDSLIHLETDKGTWLGYREQQPGEATTTLLPAIVEKAIAALPVPKNMRWGASRVEFSRPAHWLVMLYGERVVEASALGLQAGRTTRGHRFHAPEPIELGHADDYLGAMENAWVLADREQRRERIREQVLAEAEVQEATAVIDEELLIEVSGLVEWPVALTGSFDERFLEVPAECLVSSMKANQKYFHLLDDDGKLKPRFITISNIDSQAPELVIQGNEKVIRPRLADAAFFYDTDRQRPLVERVQELSSVVFQQQLGTLADKAHRSAAVAAFIAGRIDGDVGHARRASELAKCDLVTEMVQEFPELQGTMGRYYATHDGEDAEVARALEEQYLPRFAGDEVPSTRTGLALALADRLDTLTGIFGIGQRPSGTKDPFALRRASIGVLNILIKGELDLDLRELLELAAAQHQELPYAEGLVDEVLAYMLDRFRAWGRDEGIEAEVYLAVRARPVTKPLDFARRLQAVHAFASREEAAALAAANKRVSNILAKQDDEIAPEVDTSLLAEDAERDLAEALAQCREKVAPLFAEARYSDALDVLAGLRNPVDRFFDQVMVMAEDAAVKRNRLALLASLQALFLEVADIAELQH; from the coding sequence ATGGCCGCCGATACCTTTCTGCTCGAACTGGGCGTCGAGGAACTGCCGCCGAGCGCGATCGACACCCTGTCCGATGCCCTCGCCGATGGCATTCGCCAGGGCCTGGACGACGCCAATGTCGAACATGGCGACATTGACGCCTACGCCAGTCCGCGACGCCTGGCCGTGCGGGTTGCCGCGCTGGCCGACAAGCAGCCGGACCGCGAGGTCGAGCGTCGCGGCCCCTCCCTGGCTGCCGCCTTCAAGGACGGCGAGCCGACCAAGGCCGCCGAGGGCTTTGCCCGCTCCTGCGGCGTCAGCGTCGACTCGCTGATCCACCTCGAAACGGACAAGGGAACCTGGCTGGGTTATCGCGAACAGCAGCCGGGAGAGGCCACCACGACCCTGCTTCCGGCCATCGTCGAGAAGGCCATCGCTGCCCTGCCCGTGCCCAAGAACATGCGCTGGGGCGCTTCCCGGGTCGAATTCTCGCGTCCCGCCCACTGGCTGGTGATGCTCTATGGCGAGCGCGTCGTCGAGGCTTCCGCCCTGGGGCTCCAGGCCGGCCGCACCACCCGCGGCCATCGCTTCCACGCGCCGGAACCCATCGAGCTCGGTCACGCCGACGACTACCTCGGCGCCATGGAGAATGCCTGGGTCCTGGCGGATCGCGAGCAACGCCGCGAACGCATTCGTGAACAGGTGCTCGCCGAAGCCGAAGTCCAGGAGGCCACGGCGGTAATCGACGAGGAGCTGCTGATTGAAGTCAGCGGTCTGGTCGAGTGGCCGGTCGCCCTGACCGGCAGCTTCGACGAACGCTTCCTGGAAGTGCCCGCCGAATGCCTGGTCTCCTCGATGAAGGCCAACCAGAAGTACTTCCACCTGCTGGACGATGACGGCAAGCTCAAGCCCCGCTTCATCACCATCTCCAACATCGACAGCCAGGCGCCCGAACTGGTCATCCAGGGCAACGAGAAGGTCATTCGCCCCCGCCTGGCCGACGCCGCCTTCTTCTATGACACCGACCGGCAGCGCCCGCTCGTCGAGCGCGTGCAGGAGCTGTCCAGCGTCGTCTTCCAGCAGCAGCTCGGCACCCTGGCCGACAAGGCCCACCGCAGCGCCGCCGTGGCCGCCTTCATCGCCGGCCGCATCGATGGCGATGTGGGCCATGCCCGACGCGCCAGCGAACTGGCCAAGTGCGATCTCGTGACCGAGATGGTCCAGGAATTCCCTGAACTCCAGGGCACCATGGGCCGCTACTACGCCACCCACGACGGCGAGGATGCCGAGGTGGCCCGCGCCCTGGAAGAGCAGTACCTGCCGCGCTTCGCCGGTGACGAGGTTCCCAGCACGCGCACCGGCCTGGCTCTGGCCCTGGCGGATCGCCTCGATACCCTGACCGGCATCTTCGGCATCGGCCAGCGTCCCAGCGGCACCAAGGATCCCTTCGCCCTGCGTCGCGCCTCCATCGGTGTACTCAACATCCTGATCAAGGGTGAACTGGATCTGGACCTGCGCGAGCTGCTCGAACTGGCCGCCGCCCAGCATCAGGAGTTGCCTTACGCCGAGGGGCTGGTCGACGAGGTTCTGGCCTATATGCTCGATCGCTTCCGCGCCTGGGGCCGCGACGAAGGCATCGAGGCCGAAGTCTACCTCGCCGTACGCGCCCGCCCGGTGACCAAGCCGCTCGACTTTGCCCGGCGCCTGCAGGCGGTGCACGCCTTTGCCAGCCGCGAGGAAGCCGCCGCCCTGGCCGCCGCCAACAAGCGGGTTTCCAACATCCTCGCCAAGCAGGACGACGAAATTGCTCCCGAGGTCGATACCAGCCTGCTGGCAGAGGACGCCGAGCGCGACCTGGCCGAAGCGCTGGCCCAATGCCGGGAGAAGGTCGCCCCCCTGTTCGCTGAAGCCCGCTACAGCGATGCCCTGGATGTTCTCGCTGGCTTGCGCAACCCGGTGGATCGCTTCTTCGACCAGGTAATGGTCATGGCCGAGGATGCGGCAGTGAAGCGCAATCGACTGGCCCTGCTGGCCAGCCTCCAGGCGCTGTTCCTCGAGGTCGCGGATATCGCCGAACTCCAGCACTGA
- the glyQ gene encoding glycine--tRNA ligase subunit alpha, whose amino-acid sequence MTQSTPDVTTFQGLILALQQYWAEQGCVVLQPLDMEVGAGTFHTATFLRSIGPETWNAAYVQPSRRPTDGRYGENPNRLQHYYQFQVVMKPSPADLQELYLGSLKCLGIDPLVHDIRFVEDNWESPTLGAWGLGWEVWLNGMEVTQFTYFQQAGGLECYPVTGELTYGLERIAMYVQDVDSVYDLVWTVAPDGSRVTYGDVFLQNEREQSAYNFEHADVPALFEAFDHQERECTKLLDASLPLPAYEQVLKASHTFNLLDARHAISVTERQRYILRVRTMARDVAHAYYESRKAAGFPLASEALRQELLANESPAEQGDA is encoded by the coding sequence ATGACACAGTCGACGCCAGACGTGACAACCTTCCAGGGCCTGATCCTGGCCCTGCAGCAGTACTGGGCCGAACAGGGCTGCGTGGTTCTACAGCCCCTGGATATGGAGGTCGGGGCCGGGACCTTCCATACGGCCACCTTTCTGCGCTCCATCGGCCCCGAGACCTGGAACGCTGCCTACGTGCAGCCGTCCCGTCGCCCCACCGATGGCCGTTATGGCGAGAACCCCAACCGCCTGCAGCATTACTACCAGTTCCAGGTGGTGATGAAGCCTTCCCCGGCGGACCTGCAGGAGCTCTATCTCGGCTCGCTGAAGTGTCTCGGCATCGATCCCCTGGTCCATGACATCCGCTTCGTCGAAGACAACTGGGAATCGCCCACCCTGGGTGCCTGGGGGCTCGGCTGGGAGGTCTGGCTCAACGGCATGGAGGTTACCCAGTTCACTTACTTCCAGCAGGCCGGGGGGCTGGAATGCTATCCCGTCACCGGCGAGCTGACCTATGGCCTCGAGCGTATCGCCATGTACGTGCAGGACGTCGACAGCGTCTATGACCTGGTGTGGACAGTGGCACCGGACGGCTCCAGGGTCACCTACGGGGACGTCTTCCTGCAGAACGAGCGCGAGCAGTCGGCCTACAATTTCGAGCATGCCGACGTTCCGGCCCTCTTCGAGGCCTTCGACCATCAGGAACGCGAGTGCACCAAGCTGCTCGATGCCAGCCTGCCGCTGCCCGCCTACGAACAGGTGCTCAAGGCCTCGCATACCTTCAACCTGCTCGATGCCCGTCACGCCATCTCCGTGACCGAACGGCAGCGCTACATCCTGCGCGTCCGCACCATGGCCCGCGATGTGGCCCATGCCTACTATGAATCCCGCAAGGCCGCCGGCTTCCCGCTGGCATCCGAGGCCCTGCGCCAAGAACTGCTGGCGAACGAGTCGCCTGCCGAACAGGGAGACGCATGA
- the rfaD gene encoding ADP-glyceromanno-heptose 6-epimerase yields the protein MIVVTGGAGFIGSNLVKALNERGRDDILVVDDLRDGTKFINLADCTLGDYLDKDDFLARVRAALRGEPTHLPPIEAIFHEGACSDTTEWDGRFMLENNFEYSKELLHFCQLKGIPFLYASSAATYGGSEVFREEPEHEKPLNVYGYSKLLFDQYVRARHHEFESQVVGFRYFNVYGPREQHKGKMASVAYHHHTQISAGEDLKLFGAWDGFEAGMQSRDFIYVGDVVDVNLWFLDNPEASGIFNLGTGRAEPFKAIGEAVIDYYGRGRIEYIDFPENLKGRYQSYTRADIERLREIGYDREFHTVAEGVKAYLEWLNA from the coding sequence ATGATCGTAGTGACAGGCGGAGCCGGCTTCATCGGCTCGAATCTGGTCAAGGCACTCAACGAACGAGGCCGTGACGACATCCTGGTGGTCGACGATCTCCGCGACGGCACCAAGTTCATCAACCTCGCCGATTGCACACTCGGCGACTACCTCGACAAGGACGACTTCCTGGCTCGGGTCAGGGCGGCGCTGCGCGGCGAGCCGACGCATCTGCCGCCCATCGAGGCCATCTTCCACGAGGGGGCCTGCTCCGACACCACCGAGTGGGATGGCCGCTTCATGCTCGAGAACAACTTCGAGTACTCCAAGGAGCTGCTGCATTTCTGTCAGCTCAAGGGCATTCCCTTCCTGTACGCGTCCTCCGCCGCGACCTATGGCGGCAGCGAAGTGTTCCGCGAGGAGCCCGAGCACGAGAAGCCGCTGAACGTCTACGGCTACTCCAAGCTGCTGTTCGACCAGTACGTGCGCGCCCGGCATCACGAGTTCGAGAGCCAGGTGGTGGGCTTTCGCTACTTCAACGTCTATGGCCCCAGGGAGCAGCACAAGGGCAAGATGGCCAGCGTGGCCTATCACCACCATACCCAGATCAGCGCCGGCGAGGATCTCAAGCTGTTCGGTGCCTGGGACGGGTTCGAGGCCGGCATGCAGAGCCGCGACTTCATCTATGTGGGCGACGTGGTGGACGTCAACCTGTGGTTCCTCGACAACCCGGAGGCCTCGGGGATCTTCAACCTGGGGACCGGGCGTGCCGAACCCTTCAAGGCCATCGGCGAGGCCGTGATCGACTATTATGGCCGTGGTCGGATCGAGTACATCGATTTTCCCGAGAACCTCAAGGGGCGCTACCAGAGCTACACGCGCGCCGATATCGAGCGGCTTCGCGAGATCGGCTATGACCGTGAGTTTCACACCGTTGCCGAGGGTGTGAAGGCCTATCTGGAGTGGCTGAATGCCTGA
- the waaF gene encoding lipopolysaccharide heptosyltransferase II: MPEAAPGERILVVGPSWVGDMVMAQSLFKTLKARQPDARIGVVAPAWSRPILERMEEVDEVAPLEVGHGEFGWATRRRLAAELRGRFDRALVLPRSWKSALVPFLARIPRRTGFTGEQRYVLLNDRRRLDKSVLDQTVKRFVALGLPADEAAGGDFALPRPELRRDEANLERLRETLGLSSRPAIAMMPGAEYGPAKQWPLTYFRQLAEALVAEGHEVRVMGGPKDAEAGDVIARGLEGAHNLCGRTRLGDAVDLLADCRQAVTNDSGLMHVAAATGTRVQAIYGSSSPDYTPPLTDNAEIHYLALECSPCFERTCPLGHTNCLNHLPPERLLRAIRG; the protein is encoded by the coding sequence ATGCCTGAGGCCGCTCCCGGCGAGCGCATCCTGGTCGTCGGCCCGTCCTGGGTCGGCGACATGGTCATGGCCCAGAGCCTGTTCAAGACCCTCAAGGCGAGGCAGCCGGACGCCAGGATCGGCGTCGTGGCGCCGGCCTGGTCGCGGCCGATCCTCGAGCGCATGGAGGAGGTCGATGAAGTCGCGCCCCTGGAAGTCGGACATGGCGAGTTCGGCTGGGCGACACGGCGCCGACTGGCCGCCGAGCTGCGCGGGCGCTTCGATCGGGCCCTGGTCCTGCCGCGTTCGTGGAAATCGGCGCTGGTGCCGTTTCTGGCGCGCATTCCCCGGCGTACCGGTTTTACCGGCGAGCAGCGTTACGTTCTGCTCAATGACCGCCGCCGTCTCGACAAGTCGGTGCTCGACCAGACCGTCAAGCGCTTCGTGGCGCTCGGCTTGCCGGCCGATGAGGCCGCAGGCGGCGACTTCGCCTTGCCCAGGCCGGAACTGCGTCGGGATGAGGCCAATCTGGAGCGGCTGCGTGAAACGCTCGGCCTGAGCTCGCGTCCGGCCATCGCGATGATGCCGGGGGCCGAGTACGGGCCGGCCAAGCAGTGGCCCCTGACCTATTTCCGCCAACTGGCCGAGGCGCTGGTGGCCGAGGGCCATGAGGTGCGCGTGATGGGCGGCCCCAAGGACGCCGAGGCCGGCGATGTGATCGCCAGGGGACTGGAGGGTGCGCACAATCTCTGCGGGCGGACTCGCCTGGGCGATGCCGTGGACCTGCTCGCCGATTGCCGGCAGGCGGTGACCAATGACTCCGGCCTGATGCACGTGGCGGCGGCGACGGGCACCCGGGTTCAGGCGATCTATGGCTCGTCTTCGCCCGATTACACGCCACCGCTGACCGACAATGCCGAGATTCACTACCTGGCGCTGGAGTGCTCGCCCTGCTTCGAGCGCACCTGTCCGCTGGGCCACACCAATTGCCTCAACCACCTGCCGCCGGAGCGCCTGCTGCGCGCGATTCGCGGTTAG
- a CDS encoding sulfatase-like hydrolase/transferase, with the protein MMPERSLPDWLREPRWWALLALGLALGHAAVTVTPLPYWMLPPIAAGWLLLARTLHWGAPSRHAPARGWPWSLVPLIFWGVYVYLADSFGIVDLGAVFFHLQAGISEHGGGERTIVAILYTLAMLPVLAAFTWLVRHDHRWRLLERLLALVLLATNPLLYGIGQRGAAIVAEEGAWLEQRYVDPVILEAPSSPPNLLVIYLESLEQTYADRERFGDVYAPLTALGDQGVVFEGVRQIDNTGWTMAGMIASQCGVPLMPAGLLHDSQLEPLERVVPGVSCLGDLLAEQGYSLTYLGGASKRFAGKGRFYEGHGFSRVLGRDDLAPRVDNPDDLNSWGLYDDDLYDLTVEEIRRLEKQEGPWGLVNLSLATHPPYGYPPDECRRRQGEFDGTDILYSVECSARMAHDLVKRLAGEGLLKNTLVVIASDHLSMRVSAWEQLTAGPRSNTFMLLGNDLAPRRIKVEASTMDILPTVLEAMGFVIDWHRAGLGVSLLSEEPTLVEQHGLETLNDQLKRETALHERLWQGLDIEGMAPDDTSRAKSPWLSPEAPPAEAAE; encoded by the coding sequence ATGATGCCTGAACGTTCCCTGCCCGATTGGCTGCGTGAACCTCGCTGGTGGGCCCTGCTGGCCCTCGGCCTGGCCCTGGGCCATGCCGCCGTGACGGTGACCCCGCTCCCCTACTGGATGCTGCCGCCCATCGCCGCCGGCTGGCTGTTGCTGGCACGCACCCTGCATTGGGGCGCCCCGTCGCGTCATGCGCCGGCACGCGGCTGGCCCTGGTCGCTCGTGCCGCTGATTTTCTGGGGCGTCTACGTCTATCTCGCCGACAGCTTCGGCATCGTCGATCTCGGCGCGGTATTCTTCCACCTGCAGGCCGGCATCAGCGAGCATGGCGGTGGTGAACGCACCATCGTCGCCATCCTCTACACCCTGGCGATGCTCCCGGTCCTGGCGGCCTTCACCTGGCTGGTCCGCCATGATCACCGCTGGCGACTGCTGGAGCGCCTGCTGGCTCTGGTCTTGCTGGCCACCAACCCACTGCTATACGGCATCGGGCAGCGCGGGGCGGCTATCGTCGCCGAGGAAGGAGCCTGGCTGGAGCAGCGCTACGTTGACCCGGTGATTCTCGAGGCGCCCTCCTCTCCGCCCAACCTGCTGGTCATCTATCTGGAGAGCCTCGAGCAGACATACGCCGATCGCGAGCGCTTCGGCGATGTCTATGCCCCCCTCACCGCCCTGGGCGATCAAGGCGTGGTGTTCGAGGGCGTGCGCCAGATCGACAACACCGGCTGGACCATGGCCGGCATGATCGCCAGCCAGTGCGGGGTTCCCCTGATGCCGGCAGGGCTACTTCACGACAGCCAGCTGGAGCCGCTCGAGCGGGTCGTGCCCGGGGTTTCCTGCCTGGGCGACCTGCTCGCCGAACAGGGCTATTCGCTGACGTATCTGGGAGGCGCCAGCAAGCGTTTCGCCGGCAAGGGCAGGTTCTACGAGGGACATGGTTTCTCGCGGGTTCTGGGCCGCGATGACCTCGCCCCCAGGGTGGACAACCCGGACGACCTGAATAGCTGGGGCCTCTACGACGACGACCTCTATGACTTGACTGTCGAGGAGATTCGACGCCTGGAGAAACAGGAAGGGCCCTGGGGACTGGTCAACCTGAGCCTGGCCACGCATCCGCCATACGGCTATCCACCCGATGAGTGCCGCCGGCGCCAGGGCGAATTCGACGGCACGGATATCCTCTACAGTGTCGAGTGTTCCGCCCGCATGGCGCATGATCTGGTGAAACGCCTCGCCGGCGAGGGGCTGCTGAAGAACACTCTGGTGGTCATCGCCAGCGATCATCTTTCGATGCGCGTCTCGGCCTGGGAGCAACTGACCGCCGGCCCGCGCAGCAACACCTTCATGCTGCTCGGCAACGACCTCGCCCCTCGGCGCATCAAGGTCGAGGCCTCGACCATGGACATCCTGCCCACGGTGCTCGAGGCCATGGGCTTCGTCATCGACTGGCATCGTGCCGGGCTGGGCGTGTCGCTGCTATCGGAGGAACCGACCCTGGTCGAGCAACACGGCCTGGAAACCCTCAACGATCAGCTCAAGCGGGAAACCGCGCTGCACGAACGTCTCTGGCAGGGTCTCGACATCGAAGGCATGGCGCCGGATGACACCTCGAGGGCAAAGTCGCCCTGGCTGTCACCCGAGGCGCCGCCGGCGGAAGCGGCGGAGTGA
- a CDS encoding glycosyltransferase family 2 protein, whose amino-acid sequence MTPITGIIITLNEADNVADCIASLQRVCEEVIVVDSGSKDDTVSLAEAAGARVIHQSYLGDGPQKAFAVPQAQHDWILALDADERLDDDAVTAIQGLTLDDPRQAYRFRRRNFAGNHWIRAAGFYPDPVTRLYNRTTSGYLPKKAHSSVQAPSVVDLDVHIRHFTYRDLSHWITRIDQLSSRDAWAMKERGKPPSRYRPVLHALSATLRKLILKGGIFQGPDGFTVAMTTAFHAYMKYAKLNELHENERANSDDA is encoded by the coding sequence ATGACTCCCATTACCGGCATCATCATCACCCTCAACGAGGCGGACAACGTCGCCGACTGCATCGCCTCGCTGCAACGCGTCTGCGAGGAAGTCATCGTCGTCGACTCCGGCAGCAAGGACGACACCGTGAGCCTGGCCGAAGCGGCCGGCGCCCGGGTCATTCACCAGTCCTACCTGGGCGATGGCCCCCAGAAGGCCTTCGCCGTCCCCCAGGCACAGCACGACTGGATCCTCGCCCTGGACGCCGACGAGCGCCTCGACGACGATGCGGTCACGGCGATCCAGGGGCTGACGCTCGACGATCCCCGACAGGCCTATCGATTCAGGCGGCGCAACTTCGCCGGCAACCACTGGATCCGCGCGGCGGGCTTCTATCCCGACCCGGTCACACGACTGTACAACCGCACCACTTCGGGCTATCTGCCCAAGAAGGCGCACTCCTCGGTCCAGGCGCCATCGGTGGTCGATCTCGACGTGCACATCCGCCACTTCACCTATCGCGACCTGTCCCACTGGATCACCCGCATTGATCAGCTCTCCAGCCGCGATGCCTGGGCCATGAAGGAGCGCGGCAAGCCTCCTTCCCGATATCGTCCCGTGCTGCATGCACTCAGCGCCACCCTGCGCAAGCTGATCCTCAAGGGCGGTATCTTCCAGGGCCCGGACGGTTTCACGGTCGCCATGACCACGGCGTTCCACGCGTACATGAAGTATGCCAAGCTGAACGAACTTCACGAGAACGAACGCGCCAACTCCGATGATGCCTGA
- a CDS encoding glycosyltransferase family 9 protein, producing the protein MTHFLNQQPPRLLVVRNDKLGDFMLAWPALACLKASEPAPHVSVLVPGYTAPVARLCPWVDEVIIDPGDEAGRDARRDLLDRVRTANFDALLTLFSTPRIGWLGWRAGIPLRLAPATKWAQLFYNHRITQRRSRSAKPEYVYNMELAEALLDALGLSRPERPAPPYWPLSTHEQDAQRRRVTEELAIDPERPWVFLHAGSGGSAVNLTAEAYARLAQGVASRLEESVSPVWILTAGPGEEANADALLQTLEGMALDAHRLPARNGLGDFALSLAAADLFIAGSTGPLHIAGCLDRATAGFYPARRSATPLRWQTCNETSRRLAFRPPEGAGETDMHAIDLEDAAERIARHLASSPTSEPST; encoded by the coding sequence ATGACACATTTCTTGAACCAACAGCCGCCCCGCCTGCTGGTCGTGCGCAACGACAAGCTCGGCGACTTCATGCTCGCCTGGCCGGCCCTGGCATGCCTGAAGGCCAGTGAACCCGCCCCCCACGTCAGTGTCCTGGTGCCCGGCTACACCGCCCCCGTGGCACGACTCTGCCCCTGGGTGGACGAGGTCATCATCGACCCGGGCGATGAAGCTGGCCGCGACGCCCGGCGCGACTTGCTGGACCGAGTGCGAACGGCCAACTTCGATGCCCTCTTGACCCTGTTCTCCACGCCGCGCATCGGCTGGCTGGGCTGGCGCGCCGGCATTCCGCTGCGCCTGGCGCCGGCCACCAAGTGGGCCCAGCTATTCTACAATCACCGCATCACCCAGCGCAGGTCCCGTTCGGCGAAACCCGAATACGTCTACAACATGGAACTGGCGGAGGCCCTGCTGGATGCGCTGGGACTGTCGCGGCCGGAGCGCCCGGCGCCTCCCTACTGGCCGCTTTCTACGCACGAGCAGGATGCGCAGCGGCGCCGGGTCACCGAGGAACTGGCCATCGATCCCGAGCGTCCCTGGGTATTTTTGCATGCCGGTAGCGGCGGCTCGGCGGTCAACCTGACGGCGGAGGCCTATGCTCGATTGGCTCAAGGCGTCGCCTCGCGTCTGGAAGAGAGTGTGTCACCGGTGTGGATCCTGACCGCCGGCCCCGGCGAGGAAGCCAATGCCGACGCGCTGCTCCAGACCCTGGAGGGCATGGCGCTCGACGCCCATCGGCTGCCGGCGCGCAACGGCCTCGGCGACTTTGCTCTGAGCCTCGCCGCGGCGGACCTGTTCATCGCCGGCTCCACAGGCCCCCTGCACATCGCCGGCTGCCTGGATCGCGCCACCGCCGGCTTCTATCCCGCTCGACGCTCGGCAACGCCCCTGCGCTGGCAAACCTGCAACGAGACGAGTCGACGCCTCGCCTTCCGCCCCCCCGAGGGAGCCGGCGAAACCGACATGCATGCCATCGACCTGGAAGACGCCGCCGAGCGGATCGCCCGACACCTGGCGTCGTCCCCGACAAGCGAGCCCAGCACATGA